The following DNA comes from Chrysiogenes arsenatis DSM 11915.
CACTGGAGGGGTATGATTCTCGCAAAAGACAGATTATTGACCCCAATGGCGGCTTGATGCTACGCGACCAAAACAAAAGCCTTGCCGCAGGATGGAGTTTCAGTAAACTTTTGGATCACTGGAAACGCAAACATGCGAATGCCTGTTTTGTTTCATACAAAGCTTCGCAGCGCGACGTTCCCTATTATCTCTATGGTCCAAGAATAACGCTGGCAACGGGGACAGATTTAGAGCGATTCCTTCATGCCATCTATTCCAGTACGATATACTATGATCCCGGTGTTAACATGAAGTGGGAAGGTAATGCTTGGCGAGCAAAAAAACGTAATCAGTTTCGTGTTGCATGGAAAAATATTCCTGAGCTTTACACAGAAGTTAAAACCATCACCCTCACAGAAATTTGAAAGGATACCTTATGAACATTGTCGTACTTGACGGCTACACCATGAACCCCGGCGATCTCGACTGGAGTCTGCTCGAGCGGCTTGGGAACTGCACGATTCATCACCGCACCGAAGCCGACAAGATAGTGGCACATGCCCAAGGTGCCGAAATCGTACTCACCAACAAAACGCCGCTCTCGGCACAAACAATCGCCGCATTGCCAAAATTGCAATACATCGGCGTGCTAGCGACGGGAGTAAATGTAGTTGATCTTGCCGCCGCACGTGAACGCGGCATTGTGGTGACAAATGCTCCCGGTTACAGCACCGCATCAGTCGTACAAATGATGTTTGCGCTGTTGCTTGAAATGACACAGCAGGTGGGGCACCATGCCGAGCGAGTGCGTAATGGCGCATGGTGCCAGTGCGCGGACTTCAGCTTTCATGAGCGCCCGTTGCTCGAGTTGGCAGGAAAAACCTTAGGCATTGTCGGATTCGGGCAGATCGGGCAACAAGTCGCGCGAGTAGCAACAGCGTTCGGCATGCGTGTGTTGGTCAGCACTGCCCATCCGGAAAAATATCAGGCAGAGAGTATATTTACGTTTACCAGCCTTGACGAAGTATTTGCCCACAGCGATGTTGTGAGCCTGAATTGCCCTTTAACCGAGCAAACAAATAATATGGTGAATGGCAAGCGGCTATTGACAATGAAGACTGGCGCGCTATTGGTCAACACTGGACGAGGGCAATTGATCGACGATGTGGCGGTTGCACAAGCCTTGCATGATGGCCATTTAGGCGGATATGCCAGTGATGTCATGTCGCAGGAGCCACCACGCGCAGAAAATCCACTCCTGAGTGCTCCACGCTGCTTTCTCACACCGCACATCGCTTGGGCAACCGCCGAAGCCCGCCAACGCTTACTCGTGATTGTAGTGGAAAATATTCAGGCATTTTTACAGGGAACTCCGTGCCATCGCGTAGCCTGAGAAGGGAGCAACCGCACCACAACACCACCAAAGTGCTTGGTATTCTCCCGCTTGCCCTTCTCATTTTTTCCATTTTCACGTATACCTACCGTCATCACTTTCCCCACAAAGGAGCCTCATGACTATCGCGCACGAATCATTCGAATGGATACGTTCTGAAACCATCGACTCACTCAAACTCACGGTTGTAGAATACCGTCACCGCGTTACCGGCGCGCAACACTTCCACTTTGACGCCCCGGAAAATCCCGAAAATGTTTTTTTGGTAGCCCTCCGCACCGTCCCCACCGACTCGACAGGTGTTGCCCATATTCTTGAACACACCGCCCTGTGCGGTTCCGAAAAATACCCCGTGCGCGACCCTTTTTTCATGATGATTCGCCGCTCGCTGAATACCTTTATGAATGCCTTTACCAGCAGCGATTGGACCGCCTACCCGTTTGCCAGTCAAAACCGCAAAGATTTTGCCAACTTGCTTGACGTCTACCTCGACGCCGTATTCTTTG
Coding sequences within:
- a CDS encoding D-2-hydroxyacid dehydrogenase; this encodes MNIVVLDGYTMNPGDLDWSLLERLGNCTIHHRTEADKIVAHAQGAEIVLTNKTPLSAQTIAALPKLQYIGVLATGVNVVDLAAARERGIVVTNAPGYSTASVVQMMFALLLEMTQQVGHHAERVRNGAWCQCADFSFHERPLLELAGKTLGIVGFGQIGQQVARVATAFGMRVLVSTAHPEKYQAESIFTFTSLDEVFAHSDVVSLNCPLTEQTNNMVNGKRLLTMKTGALLVNTGRGQLIDDVAVAQALHDGHLGGYASDVMSQEPPRAENPLLSAPRCFLTPHIAWATAEARQRLLVIVVENIQAFLQGTPCHRVA